In the genome of Pseudomonas sp. B33.4, the window GTAACGGCCCGGGACGATACCCGGCAACGTCGACAGGCGTGAGGCGCCGAGGCTGTGCTCTGGAATCGCCTTGAGCAGCGCTTCGCTGTACGGATGCGCCGGGATGTCGAACAGTTGTGGCACCTGACCGACTTCAACGGCTTGACCTGCGTACATCACGCAGACGCGCTGGGCGGTTTCTGCCACAACCGCGAGGTCGTGAGTGATCAGCACCAGGCCCATGTTCTGTTCTTTCTGCAACGCCAGCAGCAGATCCATGATCTGTGCCTGAATCGTCACGTCGAGTGCCGTGGTCGGTTCGTCGGCAATCAACAGTTTCGGCTCGCCGGCAATCGCCATGGCAATCGCAACACGCTGGCTCATACCGCCGGACAGTTGATGCGGGTAGGCGTCCATACGGCTGGCGGCGCCCGGGATTTCGACTTTTTCCAGCAGTTCGATCGCACGTTTGCGCGCTTGCTTGCCGGACATTTTCAGGTGCAGACGCAGCACTTCTTCAATCTGGAAGCCGACGGTGTAGCTTGGGTTCAGTGCGGTCATAGGGTCCTGAAAGACCATCGACAAATCTTTGCCGACGATTTGCCGACGCTGACGGTTGCTCAGTTTGAGCATGTCTTTGCCGTCGAAGCTGAGCGAGTCGGCGGTGACGATGCCGGGGTGCTCGATCAGGCCCATCAGCGCCATCATGGTCACGGATTTACCCGAACCCGACTCGCCAACGATGGCCAGTACTTCGCCTTTGTCGACTTTCAAATCGAGGCCATCGACCACCGGGGTCGCGGTCTTGTCGCCGAAGCGAACGTTGAGATTCTTGATTTCTAACAATGACATGGGAATCTCCTCAGGCGGCGTTCTTGAGTTTCGGGTCCAGCGCATCGCGCAGACCGTCGCCCATCAAGTTGATTGCCAGCACGCTGAGCAAAATGGTCAAACCAGGCAGACTCACCACCCACCAGGCGCGTTCGATGTAGTCGCGGGCCGAGGCCAGCATGGTGCCCCACTCCGGGGTTGGCGGTTGTACGCCAAGGCCAAGGAAGCCCAGTGCCGCAGCGTCGAGAATCGCCGAGGAGAAGCTCAAGGTCGCCTGCACGATCAGCGGCGCCATGCAGTTCGGCAGCACGGTGATGAACATCAGACGTGGCAGACCGGCACCGGCCAGGCGCGCGGCGGTCACGTAGTCGCGGTTCAGTTCGCCCATCACCGCAGCGCGGGTCAGACGCACGTAGGACGGCAAGGACACCACAGCAATGGCGATCACGGTGTTGATCAGGCCAGGGCCGAGGATGGCGACAATCGCCACAGCCAGCAGCAGCGACGGCAGGGCGAGCATGATGTCCATCAGACGCATGATGGTCGGGCCGATCATCTTCGGGAAGAAACCGGCGAACAGGCCGAGCAGGATCCCCGGAATCAGCGACATCACCACCGACGACAGGCCGATCAGCAGCGACAGGCGCGAGCCCTGGATCAGACGTGACAGCAGGTCACGACCCAGTTCATCGGTGCCGAGCAGGAACTGCATCTGCCCGCCTTCCAGCCAGGCCGGTGGCGTCAGCAGGAAGTCGCGGTATTGCTCGCTCGGGTTGTGCGGCGCGACCCACGGCGCGAACAGCGCGCAGAAAATCACCAGCAACATGAACAGCAGGCCGGCAACCGCGCCTTTGTTTTTCGAGAAGGCTTGCCAGAATTCTTTGTACGGTGACGGGTACAGCAGGCTTTGATCCGCGTTGGCGGCGGTGGCTACTGAGGATGTTGGAGTGCTCATGGTTATTGACCTCAGCGCTGATGACGGATGCGTGGGTTGGCAAAGCCGTAGAGGATGTCCACTACGAAGTTGACCAGAATCACCAGGCAGGCGATTAACAGGATGCCGTTTTGCACAACCGGGTAGTCCCGGGCGCCGATGGCTTCGATCAGCCATTTACCGATGCCGGGCCAGGAGAAAATGGTTTCGGTCAGAACTGCGCCGGCCAGCAGCGTGCCGACTTGCAGGCCGACCACGGTCAGCACCGGAATCAGTGCGTTACGCAGACCGTGCACGAACACCACGCGCGACGGCGACAGGCCTTTGGCCTTGGCGGTGCGGATGTAGTCTTCGCGCAGCACTTCGAGCATCGACGAACGGGTCATCCGCGCGATCACCGCCAGCGGAATGGTGCCGAGGACGATGGCCGGCAGGATCAGGTGATGCAGCGCGTCGAAGAATGCCCCGACGTCATCGGCCAGCAGCGTATCGATCAGCATGAAACCGGTGCGCGGCTCGATGTCATAGAGCAAGTCGATCCGTCCGGAAACCGGGGTCCAGCCCAGGCTCACCGAGAAGAACATGATCAGGATCAGGCCCCACCAGAAGATCGGCATCGAATACCCCGCGAGGGAGATGCCCATCACCCCGTGGTCGAACAGCGATCCTCGCTTGAGTGCCGCGATCACCCCGGCCAGAAGACCGAGAATGCCGGCGAACAGCAGGGCGGCCATGGACAGTTCCAGGGTCGCCGGGAAGAGAGAGGTGAACTCGGTCCATACGCTTTCACGCGTACGCAGGGATTCGCCGAGATCGCCTTGAGCCAGTTTGCCGATGTAGTCCAGATACTGGGCATACAACGGTTTGTTCAGACCTAGGCGTTCCATTGCCTGAGCGTGCATTTCGGGGTCGACCCGACGTTCGCCCATCATCACTTCCACGGGGTCGCCCGGAATCATGCGAATCAACGCGAAAGTCAGCAAGGTGATGCCGAAAAACGTGGGGATCAACAACCCCAGTCGGCGGGCAATAAAACTAAACATCGTGTGTGGTACCTCATCAGCCGGTTAGGCGTGCCCGGCATCCCTGGGGTCAGGGACGCCGGGAGTTTCTTATCTACTTCACCTGGGTAGTGGCGAAGTTATTAGTGGTGAGAGGGCTGATGTGATAACCCTCTACGTTGTTGCGCATTGCGGTAAACATCCTGGTGTGGGCCATGCTGATCCATGGCTGATCCTGATTAAACAATACTTGCGCCTGTTCGTAGAGCGCGGCGCGTTCGGCCGGATCTACTTTAGCCCGTGCTTCATCCAGCAGTGCCTGGAATTTCTCGTTGCACCAGCGAGCGTAGTTCTCGCCATTTTTTGCTGCTTCGCAACTGAGCATAGGCGTCAGGAAGTTATCCGGGTCGCCGTTGTCACCCGCCCATCCGGCCGAGACCATATCGTGTTCACCGGCCTTGGCGCGTTTAAGCATTTCGCCCCATTCCATCACGCGGATGTCGATCTTGATCCCGACTTTCGCCAGGTCAGCCTGCATCATTTGCGCGCCGAGCATCGGGTTGGGGTTGGTCGGGCCGCCGCCGTTGCGGGTAAACAGGGTAAACACGGTGCCTTCCGGAACCCCGGCTTCCTTGAGCAGGGCGCGAGCCTTGTCGAGGTCACGCGGCGGGTTCTTCAGGTCGTGGTTGTAGCCCAGCAGCGTGTCCGGGTACGGGTTGACCGCGACGGTCGCATTGCCCGGGCCAAACAGCGCGTTGACGTAGGCCGCTTTGTCGAAGGCAATATCGATCGCCTTACGCACACGCACGTCGCTCATGTACTTGTGCTGGGTGTTCATGGCGATATACGAAACGGTCATCGCGTTCAGCTCATCGACCTTGAGCTTGGCGTCTTTCTTGATGCTCGGGATGTCATCCGGTTTCGGATACAGCGCGATCTGGCACTCGTTGGCCTTGAGCTTCTGCAGGCGCACGTTGTTGTCAGTGGCGATCGCCAGAATCAGCGCGTCGGCCGGTGGCTTGCCACGGAAATAGTCCGGGTTGGCCTTGAAACGTACCTGCGCATCCTTGGCATAACGCTGGAAGATGAACGGACCGGTGCCGACCGGCTTGTTATTGAGGTCGCCGGTCTTGTTGGCCTTGAGCAACTGATCGGCGTACTCGGCGGAATAAATGGCGGTGAACGGCATCGCAACGTCGGCCAGGAACGGCGCTTCGCGACGTGTCAGGGTGAACTTGACCGTTTGGTCATCGACTTTTTCGACGCTTTTGAGCAGTTCCTTGAAGCCCATGCTTTCAAAGTACGGGAAGCCCACGCTCGACAGTTTGTGCCACGGGTGATTCGGGTCCAGCTGACGCTGGAAGCTCCAAAGCACGTCGTCGGCGTTCATGTCACGGGTCGGCTTGAAGTATTCGGTGGTGTGAAACTTGACGCCTTTGCGCAGGTGGAACGTGTACGTCAGACCGTCTTCGCTGATTTCCCAGGTATCTGCCAGGGCCGGAACGATTTCCGTCGTGCCAGGCTTGAAGTCCACCAGGCGGTTGAAGATGGTTTCGGCCACAGCGTCCGCCGTGACTGCAGTTGTGTACTGGACCATATCGAAGCCTTCCGGACTGGCTTCGGTGCAGACCAC includes:
- a CDS encoding ABC transporter ATP-binding protein, whose protein sequence is MSLLEIKNLNVRFGDKTATPVVDGLDLKVDKGEVLAIVGESGSGKSVTMMALMGLIEHPGIVTADSLSFDGKDMLKLSNRQRRQIVGKDLSMVFQDPMTALNPSYTVGFQIEEVLRLHLKMSGKQARKRAIELLEKVEIPGAASRMDAYPHQLSGGMSQRVAIAMAIAGEPKLLIADEPTTALDVTIQAQIMDLLLALQKEQNMGLVLITHDLAVVAETAQRVCVMYAGQAVEVGQVPQLFDIPAHPYSEALLKAIPEHSLGASRLSTLPGIVPGRYDRPQGCLLSPRCPYVQDSCRTQRPGLDPKSHSLARCFFPLNQEVA
- a CDS encoding ABC transporter permease subunit → MSTPTSSVATAANADQSLLYPSPYKEFWQAFSKNKGAVAGLLFMLLVIFCALFAPWVAPHNPSEQYRDFLLTPPAWLEGGQMQFLLGTDELGRDLLSRLIQGSRLSLLIGLSSVVMSLIPGILLGLFAGFFPKMIGPTIMRLMDIMLALPSLLLAVAIVAILGPGLINTVIAIAVVSLPSYVRLTRAAVMGELNRDYVTAARLAGAGLPRLMFITVLPNCMAPLIVQATLSFSSAILDAAALGFLGLGVQPPTPEWGTMLASARDYIERAWWVVSLPGLTILLSVLAINLMGDGLRDALDPKLKNAA
- a CDS encoding ABC transporter permease subunit gives rise to the protein MFSFIARRLGLLIPTFFGITLLTFALIRMIPGDPVEVMMGERRVDPEMHAQAMERLGLNKPLYAQYLDYIGKLAQGDLGESLRTRESVWTEFTSLFPATLELSMAALLFAGILGLLAGVIAALKRGSLFDHGVMGISLAGYSMPIFWWGLILIMFFSVSLGWTPVSGRIDLLYDIEPRTGFMLIDTLLADDVGAFFDALHHLILPAIVLGTIPLAVIARMTRSSMLEVLREDYIRTAKAKGLSPSRVVFVHGLRNALIPVLTVVGLQVGTLLAGAVLTETIFSWPGIGKWLIEAIGARDYPVVQNGILLIACLVILVNFVVDILYGFANPRIRHQR
- a CDS encoding ABC transporter substrate-binding protein — protein: MKMLPLRAAIAAALLSVAVGVSAKPLVVCTEASPEGFDMVQYTTAVTADAVAETIFNRLVDFKPGTTEIVPALADTWEISEDGLTYTFHLRKGVKFHTTEYFKPTRDMNADDVLWSFQRQLDPNHPWHKLSSVGFPYFESMGFKELLKSVEKVDDQTVKFTLTRREAPFLADVAMPFTAIYSAEYADQLLKANKTGDLNNKPVGTGPFIFQRYAKDAQVRFKANPDYFRGKPPADALILAIATDNNVRLQKLKANECQIALYPKPDDIPSIKKDAKLKVDELNAMTVSYIAMNTQHKYMSDVRVRKAIDIAFDKAAYVNALFGPGNATVAVNPYPDTLLGYNHDLKNPPRDLDKARALLKEAGVPEGTVFTLFTRNGGGPTNPNPMLGAQMMQADLAKVGIKIDIRVMEWGEMLKRAKAGEHDMVSAGWAGDNGDPDNFLTPMLSCEAAKNGENYARWCNEKFQALLDEARAKVDPAERAALYEQAQVLFNQDQPWISMAHTRMFTAMRNNVEGYHISPLTTNNFATTQVK